The Arachis ipaensis cultivar K30076 chromosome B03, Araip1.1, whole genome shotgun sequence region TAGGCTTCCCGAGGATAGGCGGTGCCGAGATTATCTCCTTGAAGTGCTTGAAGGCCTCTTCACATGCCGGGGTCCAATCAAACACAATCCCCTTCTTCATTTGTAGAAGAATGGCAAGGCTTTGGCTGCCGACGCACCGAGCAAACGGGATAACGCGGTGAGTCTTCCTGCCAACCTTTGGACTTCTTTCACACATCTCGGGCTCTTAATTTGTAGGATTGCTTCACACTTCTCCGGGTTGGCCTCCACTCCTCTTTGGGTTATAAATGTCGTCTTCTCTTCGtctggtcggtgcatcggtatctgattgtacacagaataggcatccatgaaactcagataTCAGTACCCCGCTGCCGCATCCATAAGAGCATCAATGTTGGGGAAGGGGAAAGGAATCCTTGGGACATGCTTTGTTAAGATCGAAATAATCCACACACATTCTCCACTTCCCGCTGGGCTTTTTGACTAAAACTACATTCGACAGCCAGGTCGAGTAGTCGAGTTCCCGGATAAACCCCGCTTCAAGTAGGCTGGCCGTTTGCCTGGCCACCTCTTTCGCCCTTTCTCGAgacattttccttcttctttgagCAACTGGCTTGGCCTCTGCCCTCACAGCTAGGCGGTGTGACATAAACCGGGGTCTATCCCCGGCATGTCGGCCGGCGTCCAGGCGAACAGGTCGTCGTTAGCTCTGATCATTTCCACCAAAGGTTCTTTCAAATCATGGGGCAGGTTTCTGTTCACGAAGGTGAACTTCTCCTCCGAGTCGCCGACCCTGAACTTCTCGAGGTCTCCTTCGGGCTCCGGTCTAAGTTTGTCATCAAccctggcgtccaggtcggcgAGAAAGACACCGGATGCTTCTTTGGATTTTTTCCTCAGGGAGAGGCTGGCGTTGTCGCACGCGACTGCCGCTTCCAAATCTCCTCAGATGGAGCCTACCGATCCATCATCAGCAACAAATTTCATTAACAGTAGCTTGGTGCAAATCACCGCTCCAAACTCGTTGATGGTTATCCTTCCTAAGATGAGGTTGTAGGCCGTGGAGTCCCTCAGGACAACAAACTCCGCCATCAGCGATCTCTTCCCCCGGCCTCCGCCAATGAAGATCGGGAGGGACACTATTCCGTCAGGCTTGATGAAATTATCCCCTAGGCTGACCACACCATGTTGGTGGCCCCTCAAGTCGGTATCCCGTAGGCCCAAAGCATCAAACACATTGCAAAACATGATGTTCGAATCAGCTCCCGTGTCCACCAGGATCCGTTTTACTATGCCGGTTCCAACCCTAGCTGTAATCACCATCGGAGGGTTCTCCGTGACGTCGTCAACCCATTGGTCTTCAGGGCCGAATGATATCGATGGTACCCTCCGGGCGGATGGCATGGAGCCTGAGGACAtagctaagaccttggcgtcCTTTTTGCTAGCTGACTTCGATCTGGGGGGAGCATCTCTACCGACTACCACATTTACAACAATGAGGCCGCGCTCATTATTCTCCTCGGGCTCTCGTCTTTGCTTTACAGTGTGGCCTTTGTCTTCGTTGGACCGATCATGATCCCGCCTCCTTGGTTCCCTGATAAGGTGAGAGAATTCGTCCAACTTTCCTTCCCGAATGGCCTGCTCCAGAGCATCCTTCAagtcgaagcagtcttgggtcttgtgcccaTAGCCCTTGTGATAGTCGCAATAGAGGTTTTTGTTTCTTCCCGTCCTGTCCTTGAGTTGTCGGGGTTTAGACAGGATGCCCTTGTCGGCGATCTGTTGATAGACTTCAACGATTGGAGCTGCTagggggtgtagttggtgaacttcccTACCCGGGCAAACGGTTTGAAGGTTTTAGCGGGCGCTCCGTCTTTGGAGTGCTCCTTTGACCTTTCCCCACTGCCGGGTGGGCAAACACTGGAGTAGGCAAGTTGCCGCTTATTGGCCCCCATGACCTGGCTGACTTCCTCATCATTAATATACTCCCTGGCGACATTTTGAATCTCTTGCATTGTCCACACAGGCTTGGTAGTGAGATGTTTTCTAAAATCCTCGTTCAGTAACCCGTTCGTCAAGCACAAGCTGGCCACCGAATCGGTTAGATCGTCGATCTCCAAACACTCGTCGTTGAATTTGTTCAGGTACTTTCGGGTCGGCTAGCCGATCCTTTGAGTTACCCCTAGCAAATTAATTGGGTACTTTGCCTTAGCGATTCGTGTGGTGAACTGAGCCAAGAAAGCCCGACTGATGTCGGCAAAGGTGGTTATCGAG contains the following coding sequences:
- the LOC107633882 gene encoding uncharacterized protein LOC107633882 gives rise to the protein MQEIQNVAREYINDEEVSQVMGANKRQLAYSSVCPPGSGERSKEHSKDGAPAKTFKPFARIADKGILSKPRQLKDRTGRNKNLYCDYHKGYGHKTQDCFDLKDALEQAIREGKLDEFSHLIREPRRRDHDRSNEDKGHTVKQRREPEENNERGLIVVNVVVGRDAPPRSKSASKKDAKVLAMSSGSMPSARRVPSISFGPEDQWVDDVTENPPMVITARVGTGIVKRILVDTGADSNIMFCNVFDALGLRDTDLRGHQHGVVSLGDNFIKPDGIVSLPIFIGGGRGKRSLMAEFVVLRDSTAYNLILGRITINEFGAVICTKLLLMKFVADDGSIPMHRPDEEKTTFITQRGVEANPEKCEAILQIKSPRCVKEVQRLAGRLTALSRLLGASAAKALPFFYK